Part of the Musa acuminata AAA Group cultivar baxijiao chromosome BXJ2-7, Cavendish_Baxijiao_AAA, whole genome shotgun sequence genome is shown below.
TTTTAAGTGAATAAACTTGCAGAGTTAAGagtcaattttatttttaaaagctATTTGGGTATCAAGCGTGATATATTTTTGCATTCATCGCACATTTAAGTCATAAATTTAAAACAATCTGTGTGACTTTTCTTAAATTCAGTCAACCATGATATACGAGACAGCCATGCTACATGAATTGACATAAGTGTAtataatttatagttttataCATTGTCATTCTTAAGTATACACATAAATGATAATTACCCCATCCTTTtcctaaaagaaaaaagagtaaatcatgcattaaatatttttttcattttaactGTCTGATAGAATGTGCGACTACATTCTTATCTGTTAACTTGTATTTTTTTCTAGTATTTTCTGTTAAAGAGTAGCTGGAGGTTTCCACATTTCTAGGAAAGTTAAAGGATTCTACTACTGTGGAGTGGTTGCAAAATTCCTCATTATTAGGAGTGTTCCTAAGGTAAGAATAAAATGAGACAGAAACTTGTCCATCACCAGAAATATGCAGCAAGGTTCCATATGATAACTTCATTCACTCCGTTACCACACCAGCTTATGGAGCATGCACCCCAATAAACAGAATCTATTACAAATTTAGCAGAaataagatatcacaatgcagttGCATAAAAAGCACATAAAAGAGTATATGTCATTACAAGAACACTGTCATAAAATCAAAAAAATCATAACTGAACCTGGATGGTATTTCTTCATAATGTCATTACAACTTAAACAATTTGTACAATAAAACACTCTGAAGTAGAAAAAAAAAGTGAGCTACTTCATATAGAGCTGGAAAATGAGTATATGTTTAGAGCATCTACCATAAATTACAAATAGTGTTGCCGAAAAAGGATTTCCAATTTAAAATACAATGTCGCAGAATTGTGAAAATCATACCTTGAGTGCCAACAGGCATAAAAAGTGGTGTTTGACAAATAAAGTGAGGGAGTGTTAATCGTGCTGCACGAGCTCGGTTAAATTTTCCTAGCACCTGGAAATATAGAAGATTTGGTGAAGGAAAAATACAGATAGCGAGGTAAAACTTGTAGGCAGCCCTAAACTCATTCACTAAAAAACAATAGGAAGGTGATAGAAGAGAATGTGTAATAAGTGCTTTGAAGAAGTCTGTGTTGATACTATTTATCTAGTGATGGTTGGTTAAACCAAGTTCTATCAACTTCAAACTTTTCCTGTCCACAAATAGTTATAAACATAACTTCTTCCTAGTAAAATGTCACTAAGAAGAAAAAAACATTCCAGCACATAATTAATGTGGATTTATCCTGTTAAACCTACTACCACCAAGACGACAGTTAGAACTTCACCTGTCAGCTATAAAGACCACCAAAGGGTTGCAGAAATGAAAGAACAGGATGCCTGTAGTTCAGTTTTGTTTAAATTTGGCTTAGTGCTACTCTTAACATGCCCATCAGCCCTAGTTAAGCTACTCCTGACCCATAATCGATTGGTTAAATGGTCAACAAACAACCCAAAAAAGTCAGATCTGGTTCTATTCAACCTATTATTCTCAGATGAAAGGACAACATAACCTGACCTATTCCTTCCCTAGTTTAGGGTCACCTAGAACTACCTTTTTTAATCAATGAGTTAATTATTGCACAACTAAAAATTTTAGAATTTGAGTTTCACATTTGACCTTGAGGCCATCCCAATTAACAAGCCAGTTAGGTATGTGGATAAGCCAATAGCAAAGTTTTgtgaaaaattaatttaaaattagttCTAAAGTTAAcaaaattgtaaaaaaaattatactaaaattttttaaaaaatccctaatattttaaattttagtttCTAGGTTCTAAATATTTGTTTAGAATTATCTTTTACCAAAACGAcatcaaatttataaaaaaaactattttaaattttaagaatATATGAAAATTtcctttattttaataaaaaatttagttGATTTTATCTcactgatttataaaaaaaattcagttaATTTTAAGAATATATAAAAATTTGGTTGATTTTATCTCACTGATTTAATTCAAATTATATGATAGGTCCTAATGTTATCACCCTTGGTTGATTTTGATCCTGTTccaattttacaaacaagttaATTTTAAAGTCTACTATGTTTAGCaaggaataataaaaaaaatttattattaagcATTAGATTTGACATAACATTATTTCCATGATGGATTAGTGTTTAACAAACCTGTTTAAGCACTTATAAGCATATTATGACACATAAAATTTTATATCCTTTCCAATAACTAACGTAAAATTTTAAAGTCTACATTTTATGGTGCTTCACAACATAGTTTCCCTGGTGGAAAAGCCGACCAATACCTACTcttgtataatattttttttatttttcatcaaacatttttttttagtttcaatCGTTTCCAGGAACTCAGTCCTACAATATAGGGTCTGCATCAATTCACATATTTCTTATCGTTAACCTGAGAAGGGTCCTTTCAGAAGAAGAAAATGTATTTATTTCAGAACTTTGCTGCTCCTGGGGATTTTTTGCTACACCTATGGACAATGAAGCAGCAGAAGTTGATCACGTTTAGTTCAGTATTCAAGGATCTTCatcaataaaagaataaaatatgtaAATAACAATTATTTATaacctataatcatcaataagatTATTAAGAGGAGATTCGAACTCGCTCAATAAATTCATCTAGACCAATAGAGTAATATTACGCCCCAGTCACTTATCCATGTTAAAAAGAGGATAGCGGTAGAAGACCATAATGGAACAAAATGTAACACCGAAATCGACCGATTACCTCAAATTTAAGCGCCATCTTCAAGAAAATACACACAAATGGCTTCACTCTGCAAGCAGAAACCCACGTAGTTAGTTGTAAAGATGCATCCAGCGGAGAAGCTTGTAGTTTCGTATAAAACAAAACACAAACGGAAAATCGCATAAAGATATCTCTGCGCGTGTCCATGGAGAGGGAcaagaaaataatacaaataacCCCAACAACCCATAGTCAAAACAGAAGCAAATGAAACATGATATTAACATCATGAACGCCACAACAGTGACCAAAAAAGGCAAGAAACCTgaagtcaaaaagaaaagaagcatcTTTGCAACATTTTCTTGAAATTCTATCGAGGTGCCAAGCATCTGATGCAAGTTGAAGAGAGGATGGATGGAGAAGGGATCCAAACCTAGCGTGAAATCACAGCCCTTATTGTCGAAGAGGAAGTAGGAAGCGGGGACGCCCTGAACAACTCCCACTCTCTCGCTCTCCCCTTTCGCGGTGAGGCTTCGAAAGCTCTCGCGGCGGCTAAAGCCGAGGATGAACGATGGCGTTCGAGGTCGAGACAACGGCTCCATTATGTTTAGCGCGAGGAGGATGGACTGATCTTGGCCGTTCCAAGGGTACTCCCACTGACACCCTTGGTTTTGAGATGAACGGTTCTGATTGTTTAAACCGAAGACTCGTGGTGGGTCCCACCAAGTGGTGCCGACAGGTCGTCGACCAATGGGTTCGCGATGCATTGTTCATGCGTTTGCTTGGATTATCTTGTGAAAGGGTTTATATATCTATTTTTTGTAAGGTTTGAAAATAGTATATTTGTCCGTATAATTCTTATTAAAGAATGTACATCAATCTTTCAGATACACCCTTCCTTTTAATATTCATCCAAAGCTTTCATTATTAGTTAAGAAAAAATATTCTGAACATAAAATCTaaaaaagatttttaaaattgtTTATCATCATATCTGGCCTGTAAAGGGTATTAATGTCGCTTGAACAATCAACCAAGTATCTAGCGAAAAAAACAATGCAGCAAGATGCATTGCAAAGAGAGTATAAGTGAACATAAAGACTTGCATCTAACAACGACGACAACCGAGCAATCATTGACCAACATATGCTATGTGATAATCCCAGCTGCAAAGGGCAAAAAAGAGTAGGGAGGATAGAATTTTATGAGGTAATTGTTTTCATGACTTCTGAACTCCGTCAAGATCACCCTGACCATGGTTCTTTTCAATATCTCGAGAAATATGATTTTTCATGGTGCAATAGATTCCTTTTGCTGTTCATTCTATGAGCCTTTTGTTTCCTTCAATATAGTTCATGACTAGAAAGGGGAGCTATATCCACTTTTTTTTCTGCAAAGACACAAAGACAATGTGTAAATGAATATATACAGATCTAACAAATTTCGTAATGATGAGCATAGGGCAAGAAAATTGTTGTAATCCATGAGCAACGTTAATTTTAGACCTTAAAGAGAAGGCAGCTAATTTTGGAGAAGTTTCATGAATTAGGCCAAAGCTGAAAATTCTAAGCAGAAAAGACAGTAAATTCCTTAAGAACCATGAACAAGAACTCCAAAGATGACATACGCTATTAATAGCAAAAACAGAATGAACCAGATGAATGTTAAAAGAATGTCAATGATTAAGCAgccacatgatttcaaatcattcttTACAGAAAATAAGATAGAATCAAAGGCTCCTGAGACATGGTAACCTGGCTGATGAATGAAGTATGCCAATCTATGTACCTAAGAAGCTGTCGGATGAAGGTACTTAAATGATAAAACATGGAATAAGATCCTAACACAGCCTTTAACCTATAATTTCTAGTCATCCTAACATTTTACTGAATTAGATCAGCCAGTAGGTGCAGTTTGGGGGAAATTCCATTGTGCTTTGTTAGCTATGAGGGAAACTGAGACATGATAGGCAAGCAAAGTCAAATGGTGACACTCATTATTTGCTCCATATTTTCATGGTGATCCAAAACATATTCTTATTAGCATTGAAGTATTGTTTCaacaaacaaaataacatattatGACAAAAGCTCCACTAAGTTGTTAGATCACCACAGACAGGGAACAAAATCCTGTTAATGCTGGATATGTTAATTGTTAATTCAATGCTATGTCAATCAAAAGCATCTGCAGTGTCCTCAATGAGGAAATGATTTGTCTAGTTGTGGTTCCAATGTTAAACAAGGGATTTCAAATCACAGCAGTGAAGTGTTTGTGCTGtcttatgataaaaaatatatatagtggacaaaaCAGCTACTTACAACACACAAGCAATCATGAAGATGTTGCTGATGATATGGATCAAACAGTCATATGATTCTTTCAAGCAGGTTAGATCTTTCTTTACCTAAGTTCAAACAGACCTTCTAGTTTTACTTTCCAATAACTTGCAGTATTAAATTGTCATATAGAGCCACTTTAGCTAAACAAAATAACCAAAATAAACATTATATTGCAATTCACTCGTGCTTTATGAACCAGATGACATTAAATAATTTAAGATAACATGATAAAACTTAATTTGTAGCAACCTGCTATCTACATTGGTTGCTTTCTATAAAGAAATAAATGATGCACTTGCTTTTCCTTGCAAAAGATtcaggagttttttttttttgttgaaattaATGAAGAGAGAAATTTTCTACCTGAGAGTGAGAGCAAAATTTATGTAgcattttgaaatggatttgtttCTTGATGTGATACTGAAAAATAGGATCATGGAAACTAACAGAAGTGGAGATTATACATCAGAGAAGGGAAACAAAGGTGGTTTTTGCATGAGGCACTCACAGAAGCATACTAAAGCTAGCTGGACAGGATGCAGCTTTCCAGTAACAACTCTAAGCTTGGTGGTGGTGGTCATTGTAGATAACAGGTTGATCTCTGAACTATCTGCGTAGCATTCATGTTGATTCGATGGTAATGCAAGGAATATGTGCAATCTTATGCCAATCCTCGCCTGTCTCTCTCTGACAACGGCCCTCTAACTGGGAACATCCCCTGATTTTGAGATTCTGCAACGGCAGGTACTGAATCCACTCTGGCAAAGCAGTCAAACTATGGCTTGCCTCTATTTCCAGATGGCAGAGGGAGGTGAAGAGAGAAGGAGGCTGCTGATCCCTTCCTTCACCAAGAGATTTCAAGTTACTGTTATTTATCAGTTTAAGTGATTGAAAAGATGGGATGTGATGCTGCATCAAACTCTCTGGCATACAAGTCAGTCCATCACAACTCCCAATTCTTAACAGCTCTAGAACAGTAAGGTTTTGCAGTCCATCAAATGCAGATGGCGATGCTACGTAACCACCAAAGTCCAATGACCGTAGCTTGGACAATCCCTGTAGGCTCCTCGCTGATAATAGATTCTCGCAATCCTCAATAACTAATGACTCAACTGAAGGTGGAAAGCATGGTTCTACTTCCAACTTTGGGCAGCCCCTTGcagtcaacattttaagacaaggaAATAGCATCCTCGCATCAGTTGTTTCATTTGTCGGACTTGTAGACCATTTCTCCATATCTGGCATATCAGATATCTCAAGTTGAACTAAGGAGGGGAATGTGCTGCCATTTCCGTACAACTCAATGCCAATTCTCTTCACACCAGTAAGCTTAATCAAGCTTAGTTCCTTTAGAGATGGCAATAATCCAAGCGGTGGAAGGCATTCACATTTTTCAAAATCTTCCAACTTGATTTTCACCAGATAAGGAAAAAAGGAGGACGATGGTTCTGTGTGATCCATCAACCAACCTGGGAACCTGATTCCTGGAAAAGTTTTCATAGTCAACACTCTTAGATTAGAACAAGGCTTAAGTTTCTCAAGTACATCATCTGCCGATAAGGATGCCGCTCTCCCATTAAATTTTACCATCCAACTCAACTTCAAAGATTGCAAGCTCGTCTTTGTGAATAAGTTTGCTTTCAGAGCTTCCATTGGATCATTCACATTATTGAGATTCTTGATCTTGAGCCGGCCTCTTATCAAGTTTAGTTGGTCAAGCTCATTGATCCTACGCCCATCCTCCATGCCAACAATGAACATTGGCAGAGTTTGCAGGTTGCTCAATTGTCCCATACCAAGCGGCATGTGAATCAAGCTGCTGCATCCTGAGATGTCAAGATGTCGGAGGTTAATCATGTGCCTCATGCTTGCAGGAAGCTTCTGAAGATGGTAGCAATCTTGCAGGTTCAATGTCTGCAAGTTGTAAAGCCTAACAATGTGATTAGGTAATATTTTAATTCTGGTACTTGACAGGTCAAGGTACCTCAGATGTTTTAATTTGCTTATTCTACCAGGCCATACTTGAATTTTACTCCCACCAAGACCTAGTGCCCGTAGATTAGGTTGAGTTGATATCATATATGAGACAAAGTCCATACAGTTCTTATCATCTACATAAGCAAACCACTGTTTTCTTAATAATATGAATGATCTTAATTTTTTCATTTGATATGTAAGCTCAGAAGCCATTGGTAGCTTCTTCCGATAATCATAGACTAATAATGAGTAGTGACTACTGTTGGGGACAATACTTTTCTTACCCACTTCAATGACTGAAGACTCAACTTTTGTAACACTACATGCAAGATCATGCACTAAATCATGCATCTTACACTTAACTATGTTGTCGTACTCATCCTTCTCTGTCACCTCAAAAAGGGATCTCCAAACCAAATCATTGAAGTATTGGTTACCAACTGCTTCAGCAAGCATTGAACAATCATTTTTTTCAATGAATCCTTCAGCATTCCATAATTGAATTAAATTCATTCTCTCAATTTCATAGTCTTTTGGAAATATTGAACAATAAgcgaagcatgatttcaaataagATGGTAAATGATTGTAACTCAACATTAGAGCAGGTAATACTCCATTTTCATCTTCGGGCAATCTCCACAATTCACTTTCACTGATAGCTAACCACTGGTCGACTTCCTTTTTCTTGCTTCCCATCAGACTTCCAATAGTCTTTGCTGCTAGAGGCAATCCCCCACACTTTTCAACGATCTGCTTTCCTATTTCCACGAATCTAGGTTTCTCTTCTTCCCTAACCAACCTAAATGCCCTCTGCTCGAACAAGAGCCAGCAATGTTCAAAAGATAATATTGGCATTTTGTGCAGCGTGACTGTCCCCATGATTCTGGCAACTGTTTCACTTCGTGTTGTGGTAATTATTTTGCTTCCTTGCTTACCACATCTAAGCAAAACCTTCAGATCTTCCCAAATCATTTCGTTCTCATTCCACACATCATCTAGCACAAGTAAGTACCTCTTCCAACTCAGTAATGCTTGAAGTTGAAGCTTTAAGGCTTGCAAATCACTGCAATTTCTTGGAGATCTGACAATAGACCTTATAATTtcaatgatactaaaattttcagATACATAAACCCAAAATCTACCATCAAATTGTGCCATTACCCTCTCATCATTGTACACTAACTGCGCAAGCGTCGTCTTTCCAATTCCCCCCAGTCCGACTATGGGAAGAATCGATAAATCCTTCTCATTGTCGACTTCAAGCAGAAAGTTTATTACCTTCTCTTTATCATTGTCTCTTCCGTATACCTCAGATTCGACAACAGCAGAACAAGTTTCCCTTTCATTAGCCCCGTGAGACACAGATCCCTCGTTCAAGTTGAATCTATTCCTCTCATCTGCGATTTCATCCAACCTCGCCCTTGCATCCTTTATCCTGTGAACCATCTTGTGTCGAAGCAGCATCGGATTTTTAGAAGAAAGGAAATCGCGTACCGTTCGACAGATGCGACTCCGGTCTTGCGCCCTTCGCCGGAGCGCTTCGGTCAGCAGGTCGTCCACCACATCGTCGGCATCGAGGGCGGCGTCCTTGAGCTTGGTCAACCAGCCTCGCAAGGCTTTGTTGGTGATGGGTTGCTGCTCGGCGTCGTCGAGCACGTTCAGGATCGTCTCCAGCACGCTCTGCAGCCTCCTCGCGTCGGCCTGGACGCTTCTGCACAGCCCCCATTCCTCGAAGAGCTCAGCGCCCAGCTTGTTAACCACTACGCCGATGAATGGAGAGGCGACGAGCGAGGCCACTGCGATCCCGGCTACCATCGTCGAACAAAGACTGGGAGGACACCGCAAAGCTCAAAGCTAAAACCTTGTTGTCTCCTGAGGCTACCGGACGCAAATAAATGTTCGACCAAATGACGGAGGAGACTTTTCGCTTGGACTTTAAGCAACGACGTCACCAGGAGGAGATACAAGTAGGGTAATTTATGACGAAGAAGCAAGAGACTGTCCGAGTCAACCCCAACGCCAAACCACTccgtccttttcttttctttctgtatAAGGTAATGTTTTTACATCTTTCATGACAAATGACAAATATATAACATAGAAAAGGCacattctttttaaaaaaatcttaaactttcttcttctttttttataggGTACCCCTTGAATTACTATTTTGTaatcttctttttattatttataatattttttaatatttttaaattatatatttgtaAATGAACTCAAATAacctcttttcatttttttttttttttcctctgagCGCAACGTTGACAAGGAGCACGTGGAGGAGTGTTAGCGTCGGCGATGCGCGCAACATCGATAGGGAGCATAAGgttatggagaaaaaaaaaagataaaaacaataatattatggttataaatagtaaaaaaattattattttataaaaaaaattatcaataatatGAGAGTTATCAATAATAGAAAGGGACTCTAAATAATCAACTTTTTTTTGATATAATATAGCAttccttatttttttaaaaataatattacttCTGACCTTTCTCTTGTTACCCTACCACCTGTCACCTCTATCCTCACTACCCCACGATTGTCCTCATTTGCCTTTACCCTCGTGTGGTGCTCCCTTGTTTGCCCTCGCTATGATAGCCTCTACAATAATGACCTCCACAATGACATTCCTTCCCTAATTTTCTTTAATAAAAGCACAAAAGTTATCATAATAGGACAAAGGGAGGGAGGTCCCCATTACGCTATGAAATCCATGGGCATCCACTGTACGATATATGTGATAACCTTGCTACTCCCTCATTTTTCCTAATCCTATTGCATAATCTTCAATTATCGACGACAACATTTGTGACCTCGATAGTAttgttatataattttataagaaataaaagtatCATTGTGAAGGAGAGTCGAATGAGGACAAAAGTGACGAGGCATCGCGGTAGAGCGGAGATGATAAGGCCTCGCAATAGCTCGTCACAATAGGGTGGAAATTAAGGATAATTTCATCTTTTGAAAAATAAGAATATTTTgtgaaataaatataaaagagaGTACTTTATAggaaaaaaagtaaaattttagaGTTTTCTTTTTTAGGAATTTGCTTGCATAGAAAACATATTCTATTGTATTCTTAACTATACATATTTAAATTTGCATTTATATTCATTCTCTCAATCAATTTTATACACCACCAGTCAATATATTTTAGACTAATTCAACTCATCATCAGCTTAATTCAGCCTGGCTATATCAGGCTTGGAAAAATCCCAAACCATTGGTGAATCATATGGCACAGGTGCAGCATACGCGATCTGGCATTTGGCTGGGGGAATTCTTCCACATTATTATTAGAATTGATGCAAAATTCCTGCCACAGACTTGAGAAAAATAGATAGCTTATTTATCAGCATGAGGAGTTTGTGAAcagaaacttaatattatgtacaGAAAGCATAGGAACTATGATGATTGCACAAAGGAGTACTTTGAACATTCAATGTTCATGAAGATTTTTCAAACAGATAGCTCTTCATGTGGCTTTTGGCTGATCCACACCTGAATTGATCGGGGTCTCCTGTTCTTGGATTTCTTTCTCTATCTCTTCTCCTTTCTCGATGATGGGCTCAACCATTGTGTCCACCTCTTCCTTTACATGATCAACCTGCTTTGGCCAGGGAAATAGAAGGCATAATTGCCATCAGCATCATTCATCAAAACATTAAGAACTCCACTCTTTTAACTCTGTAGTCTATGTAAAATATGATATATCATCTTCCTGAGTGATAGAAAACCGAAACCCATATGATTGAAGTCAATGGTAAAGAACATGATCATGCAGATCTACAACTTAGCATAAATCTTCAACATTATCCTGTTACTATTTTCTCTTTCACATTCATATTGTCAACTAAAATACATAGCAGTGACCTCATTAAATCTGAACAGATACAAACAAATAAGAGTGATGTTCATTTGGGAAAGAATGAATTATGATCGCATAGTACCTTATGAATGAAGGCTTCAGCTTCTTCTGCAGCCTTCTCAACTTCTTCACAGATCTGTTCGACCTGCACGGCCTTGTCCTTGAGACGTCCACCGTCTGGGAGTTCATCGACAACATCGGAAGCTATCTTCTCAGTCACCTCAGCGATCTTCTCCACAGCTTCTGCAGCACTCTCAGCAGCCTTCTCTACGGCATCTAGAACACAGAATCCCTAATCTCCGAATTAACGATGCTAGTACAAACAGTGAAGGAAGGAAACATGGCTAAGATGTACTCTTATGAATCTAACTACTTGGATTCATTGTATGGTTTGAGCACCTTCTCTCCTTAAAATTCTCCTGTACAGGGGCACAGCAATGCCTACAACTGAGCCCAACACCCATCTAGTCCTTTAAGAATAATCACAAGAACCTCATGAGATTGTTGCAAACAAGGGAGTGCAAGTCGAAACTTGTCGCTTACCACGCTGAGATGCTGGTTAAAGGAGTTCGAGAATCAGATGATCCAGCGACATCGACATCAGTGTTCGTGCCTCTACGTTAATCATATTGCAACCATAAATATCgactgaaagaagaaaagaagaagaaaacacaaaaGATGCCAAGTAGTTTCTACGGAACATCATCTGATATACTTAGTTTCCACTTCAATCCATTCTTCGGTTTCGGTGCTGGAAGTCTGCATTGCTGGTTTCTCTATGAACTGATCAAGATCGGTGGGAGGTTTTGGATCATGGGGCTTTGTAGGTTAAGCCTTGTTGTTTGCTCCTCCGCTCGGATTGACCTCATCGAATGAGCCTTCGATCAATCAACATAGACAAGGTTTCGAGTCTGTAGGGCCCATATCTGTCGGTGGGCTTACTTTTGGGTTCCGGCACTCGAGTACGTGTGACATTTCTCATCGGGAAACGCATGAGGTCAAGTGACTTATTGTCCATAGCGTAGGACGAGAAAATGGCTCAGCTGTTTCCTTCTGACAAGAGATCACTTGTACTAGAATATCATTGGATCAAAACATGGGACCCATAGAGgtgtatttgatttgaaccaatgGACCGGCGTGTTCGATGTACAACCTGCCTATACAGATACAGTGTACTGGAAACACACCCAGCCACTCTGAACGTGCGTTGCGTGAGCAAACTAGCTACCCAGTCATGAAGCTGCACACACTCGGACGGGATACAGGTCAAATGACACAACTAGCTCGTTGAAACAGTGGGTCCCGAAATCAGTTCGTGCACTTAGAAGTGATGACAGTGGTGGGAGTAGTATTGTGTCTTTGGATCAACGCACGAACTACGTCCAGTGTGAACGCTAGACAACATCGTCAAACACCCAATAATGCAAGAACAATGAAGATTGATGGGGAGCACCAAACACCAAATAGGCTTGCTTACCAGTGACCCACCAACACGTGGACTCTttgtttctctctttctttttatttcttagatTTGATCACGATATTAGTAATTTAACTACATCAATTAATACTAAATACATAATTTTAGGCTATTAAGCGTCGTGATACATCCTActttaagaatatatttttccgCATAGATTTACTTACTGAAACAGCATATACTTTTTTTGTGCGTAGATATTCTAATATGTACACATTTGTTTTAAAGGGTCGCGGATCAACATCCTCGAAGcctatgttttcttttattttctcgcGCATGCAATATGGTACAGATAAAAATGAATCAATGAACGCCATGAAGGATGACACCTTGTAGGACAGAAGAAGTGGGAATAAGCAGTCGCACAACTCTAAGAGCCCCCTATCGTTCTGCATTCCTCCTTTTAGGTTCCTTTTTTGGGCTCACAGGAACCCAACACTGTCCTCTGCCATCAACACGCCATGATAGCTTCCAATAAAATACAACTAGTTTCTTACAAGGTGACGTAAATTTCGTCCTCCTTGGGTGTGCACTCTTACCTTGAAGAAAGCTCTTAGAACAGGTACAGGAGGAGTCTTCTTCTTGGATTTAGCTCATAGAAAGCTCACAGCTTACAAGCCTTATAATGGTCCTCACCAAGTTTTTGAGGAAACAAAGCTGAGTTTGGACTAAGGGCATTTCAGCAACCAGAAAACAGGATATTAGACGAGATTATGAGAGGCCATCATCACACAGTACAATCAAAGGCAGCATCCTGCTGAATCTTCGCAACCA
Proteins encoded:
- the LOC103991524 gene encoding disease resistance protein RGA2-like, with amino-acid sequence MVAGIAVASLVASPFIGVVVNKLGAELFEEWGLCRSVQADARRLQSVLETILNVLDDAEQQPITNKALRGWLTKLKDAALDADDVVDDLLTEALRRRAQDRSRICRTVRDFLSSKNPMLLRHKMVHRIKDARARLDEIADERNRFNLNEGSVSHGANERETCSAVVESEVYGRDNDKEKVINFLLEVDNEKDLSILPIVGLGGIGKTTLAQLVYNDERVMAQFDGRFWVYVSENFSIIEIIRSIVRSPRNCSDLQALKLQLQALLSWKRYLLVLDDVWNENEMIWEDLKVLLRCGKQGSKIITTTRSETVARIMGTVTLHKMPILSFEHCWLLFEQRAFRLVREEEKPRFVEIGKQIVEKCGGLPLAAKTIGSLMGSKKKEVDQWLAISESELWRLPEDENGVLPALMLSYNHLPSYLKSCFAYCSIFPKDYEIERMNLIQLWNAEGFIEKNDCSMLAEAVGNQYFNDLVWRSLFEVTEKDEYDNIVKCKMHDLVHDLACSVTKVESSVIEVGKKSIVPNSSHYSLLVYDYRKKLPMASELTYQMKKLRSFILLRKQWFAYVDDKNCMDFVSYMISTQPNLRALGLGGSKIQVWPGRISKLKHLRYLDLSSTRIKILPNHIVRLYNLQTLNLQDCYHLQKLPASMRHMINLRHLDISGCSSLIHMPLGMGQLSNLQTLPMFIVGMEDGRRINELDQLNLIRGRLKIKNLNNVNDPMEALKANLFTKTSLQSLKLSWMVKFNGRAASLSADDVLEKLKPCSNLRVLTMKTFPGIRFPGWLMDHTEPSSSFFPYLVKIKLEDFEKCECLPPLGLLPSLKELSLIKLTGVKRIGIELYGNGSTFPSLVQLEISDMPDMEKWSTSPTNETTDARMLFPCLKMLTARGCPKLEVEPCFPPSVESLVIEDCENLLSARSLQGLSKLRSLDFGGYVASPSAFDGLQNLTVLELLRIGSCDGLTCMPESLMQHHIPSFQSLKLINNSNLKSLGEGRDQQPPSLFTSLCHLEIEASHSLTALPEWIQYLPLQNLKIRGCSQLEGRCQRETGEDWHKIAHIPCITIEST
- the LOC103991525 gene encoding uncharacterized protein LOC103991525 isoform X2, whose protein sequence is MQTSSTETEEWIEVETKGTNTDVDVAGSSDSRTPLTSISAWTRWVLGSVVGIAVPLYRRILRREDAVEKAAESAAEAVEKIAEVTEKIASDVVDELPDGGRLKDKAVQVEQICEEVEKAAEEAEAFIHKVDHVKEEVDTMVEPIIEKGEEIEKEIQEQETPINSGVDQPKAT
- the LOC103991525 gene encoding uncharacterized protein LOC103991525 isoform X1 — its product is MQTSSTETEEWIEVETKGTNTDVDVAGSSDSRTPLTSISAWTRWVLGSVVGIAVPLYRRILRREDAVEKAAESAAEAVEKIAEVTEKIASDVVDELPDGGRLKDKAVQVEQICEEVEKAAEEAEAFIHKQVDHVKEEVDTMVEPIIEKGEEIEKEIQEQETPINSGVDQPKAT